The Methanothermobacter sp. CaT2 DNA window GTTTCTTGACCCTCTGGGGTTCAAGAACACCCTCCTCCTTCATGTCAACAACGCTTCCCTCAAAGACGTCAAGGCCCATGTAGGGTGACTCCTCGTGGGCAGCCCTGAGGTCCACCAGGACGTCGATGCTGTCGAGTCCAGCGTTCTCTGCAAGGGTCTTTGGAACGATCTCAAGGGCGTCTGCAAAGGCTGAGACCGCAAGCTGCTCCCTGCCACTTATGGTGTCAGCGTATTCCCTGAGTTTCCTTGCTATTTCAACTTCAGGTGCTCCTCCTCCTGCGACAACCTCGCCGTCCTCAATGGTTGAGGCAACAACGCCTATGGCGTCCTCAAGTGCACGTTCCATTTCCTCTGCAACATGCTTTGTGCTTCCCCTGAGGATTATGGAGATTGCCTTTGGGTCCTTACAGTTCTCGACGAATGTCAGCACATCATCAAAGATCTTCTTCTCGTAGACAACTCCGGCCTCTCCAAGGTCGTCCTCTGTGAGGTCCTCGATGTTTGTGACAAGCCTTGCGCCTGTGGCCTTCTCGATGCGTTTAATGTCGGATTTCTTGACCCTCTTGAGTGCGAGTATACCCTCACGTGAGAGGTAGTGGAGTGCAAGGTCATCGATGCCCTTCTGGCAGAAGACAACGTTTGCACCGGAGCTCTTTATCTTATCCACCATGTCTCTGATCATCTGCTCTTCCTGTTCGATGAAGGCCTGCATCTGTGATGGGTCTGTCAGCCTTATCTTGGCGTCGGTTTCAAGGTCCTTGACCTCTATCGGGTACTTGAGGAGTGCTATTCTGGCATTTTCAACCCTTTTTGGCATTGAGGTGTCTGCCCTTGCCTTGTCTATCACTATACCGTTCACTATTCTTGACTCGTTAACTGATGCTCCCTGTATCCTCTGTATGTTGATGTTGTCCCTGTCGATTTCACCATCCTCTTCCACCTGCATGACCGCATCCACAACGAGTTCAGCCAGTTTTTCCTTGGCCCTTTCTGAACCCTTACCTGTCATGGCGGTCACCGCAACCTTCATGAGGGTGTCCCTGTCACTTGCCTTGATGGATATGTCTTCGAGTATCTCCTGGGCCCTGAGGGCTGCCTGTCTATAACCCACAGCTATTATTGTTGGGTGAACACCCATTTCAATGAGTTTCTCGGCTTCCTTTAGGAGTTCCCCTGCTATGATGACGGCTGTTGTTGTACCGTCGCCGACCTCGTCTTCCTGGGTCTTTGCCACCTCAACAAGCATTTTTGCGGCAGGGTGGGATATGTCCATCTCCCTGAGGATTGTAACCCCATCATTGGTGATCACAATGTCTCCAAGTGAGTCAACAAGCATCTTGTCCATTCCCTTGGGACCGAGAGTTGTCCTCACTGTCTCTGCGAGAACCTTACCTGCAAGTATGTTGATTCTCTGAGCTTCCTTTCCAACGTAACGGCTTGTGCCCTGTGGTAGTATTAATATGGGCTGCTGTCCCTGTGCCATTAAATCACCTCTTAAATAAGTATGCAATTATCGATGGGTTTAAGGTTCTATAAATAATTTGTGCAGGATGAAAGTTACAGCACCAAATTTCAGGGTGCTGTGACCTGAAAGAAGAAATGAATGGTTCCGGTTTTCCTGCTACTGGTTGGGGAAGATCCTCGGAAGGAAGGTCTGGCAGAAGTCGGGTGTCAGCTTTGAGGTCTCATGTTCTATCTTTTCAACAATCTCCTCCTCAAGTTCAGGTGTCTTTGATGCCTCAACAGCAAAGCCCTCAGCGTCAATCCAGACCCTCAGTGACTCCTCACCCATCGTCATCTCAAATTCAACAGTTTTACCCCTCTCGATATCACCCAGTATATCATCCATGATCTCATCTGAAAGCTTGAGGAGTTTCCTGCCCTCTGGCTCATAGGTGTTCTTTGATGTTATGATCCTTTTGATTCTTACAGGGGCGCAGCCCTCCTCTCTTATGGTCTTTCGAACCGTCCAGAAGAGGCTCACAACAATTTTCTTCTCAGGGTCGTGGCTTCCCTTAAATTTAACGGACTTCATAGGTTACATCTCCTTTATCCTTTTGCCGATTGATTTTCCGATGCTGTAGCAGCGCGCCAGGTCATCCTCATCCGGCACGTAGCTGACCTCAAGGGTCTCTGCAACCTCAAACCCTGCGGCGCTGATTTCGTCTTTGAGTGTCCTCACTGCACCTCCACCCCATCCCTTTGACCCGAATACAACTGCCAGCCTCCTGAATCCGGTTCTATCGAATGTGAGCCCTTTGAGATAGTACATTATGTCCCCGAGACTCGGGAATGGCCCGTTGAACATTGTGGGGCTTCCAATGAATACCGCCTTACTTTCAAGGATGTTCTTTACGATTTCACTCCTTTCATCCTCGTGGAGGAAGTACATTGAAACATCCACGTCCTCGGCCATGAGCCCCTCTGCAAGTGCATGTGCAAGCATCCTGGTTGAGTAGTGCATGGTATCATAGATTATCGTGGCC harbors:
- the thsA gene encoding thermosome subunit alpha encodes the protein MAQGQQPILILPQGTSRYVGKEAQRINILAGKVLAETVRTTLGPKGMDKMLVDSLGDIVITNDGVTILREMDISHPAAKMLVEVAKTQEDEVGDGTTTAVIIAGELLKEAEKLIEMGVHPTIIAVGYRQAALRAQEILEDISIKASDRDTLMKVAVTAMTGKGSERAKEKLAELVVDAVMQVEEDGEIDRDNINIQRIQGASVNESRIVNGIVIDKARADTSMPKRVENARIALLKYPIEVKDLETDAKIRLTDPSQMQAFIEQEEQMIRDMVDKIKSSGANVVFCQKGIDDLALHYLSREGILALKRVKKSDIKRIEKATGARLVTNIEDLTEDDLGEAGVVYEKKIFDDVLTFVENCKDPKAISIILRGSTKHVAEEMERALEDAIGVVASTIEDGEVVAGGGAPEVEIARKLREYADTISGREQLAVSAFADALEIVPKTLAENAGLDSIDVLVDLRAAHEESPYMGLDVFEGSVVDMKEEGVLEPQRVKKQAIQSAAEAAEMILRIDDMIAAKGFDVSSKDEEDMEGMGGMGGMGGMPPMM